A region of Plantactinospora sp. BC1 DNA encodes the following proteins:
- a CDS encoding nitrate- and nitrite sensing domain-containing protein, with amino-acid sequence MRTKLGAVLVVPSVAFLVLAGAQTSALVSQADLLDEFADQVTVGREITALVHELQRERDQTAGELAALNTGSAPPVEPGRPLPALESVYPVADRAAERFRTAASPLARGEASWRISYDRVDNALERLPEVRASVPAAGSNPDPVLAEYDRTIEVLLVLLAEPSPGTDRGDLTDAVLRYVEFAQVKEINSRIRGQLYAAARAGRYDQNDLVTLTDLRAQQLTGLAGFRLSATDRQIERYDQASTDPNFVAAVRMEETTFSAGGRTAAVLEPGRWWTISQQRQELLRQVESGAVDDAVALADARSAEQLRRTLLTAGGVLGVLLAALFTSIAIGRSVARSLRMLRSQALRVAQVELPETLERLRTVDPVAAEFEVPPADVRSMDEIGEVAEAFVAVHRSAVTVALEQAVMRRHVNAMFVNLARRSQVLVERQLELLDELEQDESDPDQLDNLFKLDHLAARMRRNDDSLLVLAGSEATRRWNRPVLLATVMLAAVAEIEQYQRIRHHVADELYVVGHAVADLVHLLAELLENASSFSRPDTVVQVEVAGQRDGSVLVEIVDQGLGMSPTALERANQVLAVPPAADVAASERMGLFVVSHLAARQGVRVRLRTTGQGGLVAAVWLPANLLAPAPAAEPAGGSGRRMLEIVAGAIASPNGTHPSTGRPAEGGADGGPLRRTGRRETPTRAEDVLGMAAGAGSAPASTWWSRQGKGSAAAPAAGGGAPAGALVTGNAPPAVPVTGGTNANGLPIRVPMAQLRVKAEPAQPRPPAPREAPDPEQVGGMLSRYYGGLRRAEAEDTMVIPMAPAGARTEEEKY; translated from the coding sequence AGCGCGCTGGTCAGCCAGGCCGACCTGCTCGACGAGTTCGCCGACCAGGTGACGGTCGGCCGCGAGATCACCGCGCTGGTGCACGAGTTGCAGCGCGAGCGCGACCAGACGGCGGGCGAGCTGGCGGCCCTGAACACCGGATCGGCGCCGCCGGTCGAGCCCGGCCGCCCGCTGCCGGCGCTGGAGTCGGTCTACCCGGTCGCCGACCGCGCCGCCGAACGGTTCCGGACGGCGGCGTCGCCACTGGCCCGGGGCGAGGCGTCGTGGCGGATCTCCTACGACCGGGTCGACAACGCACTCGAACGGCTGCCGGAGGTCCGGGCCTCGGTGCCGGCGGCCGGCTCGAACCCCGACCCGGTACTCGCCGAGTACGACCGGACCATCGAGGTGCTGTTGGTGCTGCTGGCCGAGCCGTCGCCCGGTACGGATCGCGGCGACCTCACCGACGCGGTGCTGCGGTACGTCGAGTTCGCCCAGGTCAAGGAGATCAACTCCCGGATCCGGGGCCAGCTCTACGCCGCGGCCCGGGCCGGCCGGTACGACCAGAACGACCTGGTGACGCTGACCGACCTGCGGGCGCAGCAGCTCACCGGCCTCGCCGGCTTCCGGCTCTCGGCCACCGACCGGCAGATCGAACGCTACGACCAGGCGTCGACCGATCCGAACTTCGTCGCCGCGGTCCGGATGGAGGAGACGACCTTCTCCGCCGGTGGGCGTACCGCCGCCGTGCTGGAGCCGGGTCGCTGGTGGACGATCAGCCAGCAGCGGCAGGAACTGCTCCGCCAGGTCGAGTCGGGTGCGGTCGACGACGCGGTCGCGCTGGCCGACGCCCGCAGTGCCGAGCAGTTGCGCCGCACGCTGCTCACCGCGGGCGGCGTGCTGGGCGTACTGCTGGCGGCCCTCTTCACCTCGATCGCGATCGGTCGCTCCGTCGCCCGGTCGCTGCGGATGCTGCGCAGCCAGGCGTTGCGGGTGGCCCAGGTCGAGCTGCCGGAGACCCTGGAACGACTGCGTACGGTCGACCCGGTCGCCGCCGAGTTCGAGGTACCGCCGGCCGACGTCCGGTCGATGGACGAGATCGGCGAGGTCGCCGAGGCGTTCGTCGCGGTGCACCGCAGCGCGGTGACCGTGGCGCTGGAGCAGGCGGTCATGCGTCGACACGTCAACGCGATGTTCGTCAACCTGGCCCGCCGCAGCCAGGTACTGGTCGAGCGGCAGTTGGAGCTGCTGGACGAGCTGGAGCAGGACGAGAGCGACCCGGACCAGCTCGACAACCTGTTCAAGCTGGACCATCTCGCCGCCCGCATGCGCCGTAACGACGACAGCCTGCTGGTGCTCGCCGGCAGCGAGGCCACCCGGCGGTGGAACCGTCCGGTGCTGCTCGCCACGGTGATGCTCGCGGCGGTCGCCGAGATCGAGCAGTACCAGCGGATCCGGCACCACGTCGCCGACGAGCTGTACGTCGTCGGGCACGCCGTCGCCGACCTGGTGCACCTGCTCGCCGAGCTGCTGGAGAACGCGTCGTCCTTCTCCCGCCCGGACACCGTGGTCCAGGTCGAGGTTGCCGGGCAGCGGGACGGCAGCGTCCTGGTGGAGATCGTGGACCAGGGGCTGGGGATGAGCCCGACCGCGCTGGAGCGGGCCAACCAGGTGCTCGCGGTACCGCCGGCCGCGGACGTCGCCGCGTCGGAACGGATGGGTCTCTTCGTGGTCAGCCACCTGGCCGCCCGGCAGGGCGTCCGGGTGCGGTTGCGGACCACCGGACAGGGTGGCCTGGTGGCGGCGGTCTGGCTGCCGGCGAACCTGCTCGCCCCGGCCCCGGCGGCGGAACCGGCGGGTGGCTCGGGACGGCGGATGCTGGAGATCGTCGCCGGTGCGATCGCCAGCCCGAACGGCACGCATCCGTCGACCGGCCGACCGGCCGAGGGCGGCGCCGACGGCGGCCCGCTGCGCCGGACCGGGCGTCGGGAGACACCGACCCGGGCCGAGGACGTGCTCGGGATGGCCGCCGGTGCCGGTTCCGCACCGGCGAGTACCTGGTGGTCCCGGCAGGGCAAGGGGAGCGCGGCGGCCCCGGCTGCCGGCGGCGGTGCCCCGGCCGGGGCGCTGGTCACCGGGAACGCCCCACCGGCGGTACCGGTTACCGGCGGTACCAACGCCAACGGGCTGCCGATCCGGGTCCCGATGGCCCAGCTCCGGGTGAAGGCGGAGCCCGCACAGCCCCGGCCGCCCGCCCCGCGTGAGGCGCCGGATCCGGAGCAGGTGGGCGGGATGCTGTCGCGGTACTACGGTGGTCTCCGCCGGGCCGAGGCGGAAGACACGATGGTGATACCCATGGCGCCGGCCGGCGCGCGCACCGAAGAGGAGAAGTATTGA
- a CDS encoding roadblock/LC7 domain-containing protein, whose translation MNTLSQEARDLNWLVSGFTERVPGVAHAIVVSADGLLVAVSEHLPRDHADKLAAVTSGLSSITTGAAEMFDGDIVKQTVVEMGRGYFLVMQIRDGSILATLAANDADIGVVGYEMAKLAKAAGEMLTPALRAELQQALPR comes from the coding sequence TTGAACACGCTCAGTCAAGAGGCACGGGATCTGAACTGGCTGGTGAGCGGGTTCACGGAGCGGGTACCCGGGGTGGCGCACGCCATCGTCGTCTCCGCCGACGGACTGCTGGTGGCGGTCTCCGAGCACCTGCCCCGGGACCACGCGGACAAGCTCGCCGCGGTCACCTCCGGATTGTCCAGCATCACCACCGGGGCCGCGGAGATGTTCGACGGCGACATCGTCAAGCAGACGGTGGTCGAGATGGGTCGGGGTTACTTCCTGGTCATGCAGATCCGGGACGGTTCCATCCTGGCCACGCTCGCCGCCAACGACGCCGACATCGGCGTGGTGGGTTACGAGATGGCGAAGCTGGCCAAGGCGGCCGGTGAGATGCTGACCCCGGCGCTGCGGGCCGAACTCCAGCAGGCGCTGCCC